In a genomic window of Shouchella clausii:
- a CDS encoding GerAB/ArcD/ProY family transporter, with translation MMPATHTQAPSESRLLSPFFSFFIVVGAQIGVGVLGFERIIATFSGQDAWLSVVLAGMTVHVLVWLLYGILKRGEGDLVAIHKAVLGKAVGGLLNLYFIGYFALLAYTVIRTYIEIIQMWMFVEVYVWVLFLLLVCLAYSYVTNGLRVVVGLCVIGLFVSAPLLLANYFGFTHANVSNLFPMFEHSPQAILLGSKAMTLNMLGFEVLLVAYPFLKNGPASQKWSHLAVFTTTLIYTLAIVLTTIYFNQNQLNQTIWATITLWKVVDLSVIERFEYIGISTWLFVVLPTICLLLWAASRIANQAFFIKQRTGLRLLIALLFVCSFFVVGRKEVNQLNDVTAEIGFWTIITYIPFLYIAQKVKLAVIKGENKR, from the coding sequence ATGATGCCAGCTACACACACTCAAGCCCCAAGTGAAAGTCGGCTACTTTCGCCGTTTTTCAGCTTTTTTATCGTTGTCGGCGCTCAAATCGGCGTTGGCGTCCTTGGTTTTGAGCGAATTATCGCTACGTTTTCAGGCCAGGACGCTTGGTTATCTGTGGTGCTGGCAGGGATGACAGTCCATGTACTCGTGTGGCTTCTATACGGCATATTGAAGCGAGGGGAAGGAGACCTTGTCGCGATCCACAAAGCCGTGCTTGGAAAAGCAGTTGGTGGTTTGCTGAACCTTTATTTTATCGGCTATTTTGCCTTGCTTGCTTACACGGTCATTCGTACGTATATCGAGATTATTCAAATGTGGATGTTTGTCGAAGTGTATGTATGGGTATTGTTTTTGCTGCTCGTCTGTCTTGCCTATTCTTATGTAACAAATGGGCTGCGTGTCGTTGTCGGTCTTTGTGTGATTGGCCTCTTTGTTTCAGCCCCATTGCTTTTGGCAAATTATTTTGGATTTACACATGCGAATGTTAGCAATCTGTTCCCTATGTTCGAACATTCACCGCAAGCCATTCTCCTCGGCAGCAAAGCAATGACGCTTAATATGCTCGGCTTCGAGGTTTTATTGGTTGCCTATCCCTTTTTAAAAAACGGTCCTGCCTCGCAAAAATGGAGCCATTTAGCGGTCTTTACGACCACTCTCATCTACACGCTTGCGATTGTGTTAACGACTATCTATTTTAATCAAAATCAACTTAATCAAACGATTTGGGCCACAATTACATTATGGAAAGTCGTCGATTTGTCCGTCATCGAACGGTTTGAGTACATTGGTATTTCGACTTGGCTATTTGTTGTGTTGCCTACCATTTGCTTGCTGCTTTGGGCAGCAAGCCGCATTGCAAACCAAGCATTTTTCATCAAGCAACGCACCGGATTGCGTCTATTAATTGCTTTGCTATTTGTTTGCTCCTTTTTCGTCGTAGGGCGTAAAGAAGTCAATCAATTGAATGATGTGACAGCCGAAATTGGCTTTTGGACCATTATCACTTACATCCCGTTTTTATACATTGCCCAAAAAGTAAAGCTTGCTGTTATTAAAGGAGAGAACAAACGATGA
- a CDS encoding gluconokinase, translating into MYSIGLDIGTTSAKAVLYTANNEEICACEIAYPLLKRKVNYAEQDPDVVVDACFTVLHHVINKGQIQGKDVSLVALSSAMHSLIAVDQNGKPLTLAITWADNRCAPFIKTLKGTSQGRHFYKNTGIPIHPMSWIGKIHWLRENERSVFKQAYKFITMKEYLCLRLTGHYVIDHSMASGTGLYHLRKQAWDKDVLAFLEISEDKLSLLVPTTYELPPLTAEAQALLPVGTDCRFFIGAGDGVLANIGADALEKGTVAITIGTSGAVRTLVDDVVTDELQRTFCYALTEGKFIAGGATNNGGMALQWFIDQFSKGMQTEANGRSIHELIIKSAANVPAGSEGLLFLPFLNGERAPFWDPDARGTFFGVSMHHQHAHFARAVMEGVLYSICSVVNALKQSLGTIDRVQASGGFARSPEWVQMLADIIGQDVSLPPSHHASALGAVLLAKHAIGELDLFTAAKTEKKEQALLFKPNLQHTEVYQELFAMYERLYQKLETEFSAIAAFQSK; encoded by the coding sequence GTGTATTCAATTGGTTTAGACATAGGCACTACGAGCGCAAAAGCCGTGCTCTATACAGCGAACAATGAAGAAATTTGCGCATGTGAAATTGCCTATCCATTGCTAAAACGGAAGGTAAACTATGCAGAGCAAGATCCAGATGTCGTCGTTGATGCTTGTTTTACAGTCCTTCACCACGTTATAAATAAAGGGCAAATACAAGGAAAAGATGTTTCATTGGTTGCCTTGTCCTCAGCCATGCATTCACTCATCGCCGTTGACCAAAACGGCAAACCGCTGACGCTTGCGATTACTTGGGCAGACAATCGTTGCGCCCCTTTTATAAAAACGTTAAAAGGGACAAGCCAAGGAAGACATTTTTATAAAAATACAGGAATACCGATTCATCCGATGTCTTGGATTGGCAAAATCCACTGGTTACGAGAAAATGAGCGCTCTGTTTTTAAACAAGCGTATAAATTTATCACGATGAAAGAATATTTATGTTTGCGATTGACTGGCCACTATGTGATCGATCATTCAATGGCGAGTGGGACAGGCCTTTATCATTTACGGAAACAAGCATGGGATAAAGACGTATTAGCTTTTCTTGAAATTAGTGAAGATAAGTTGTCTTTGCTCGTGCCCACCACTTACGAATTGCCGCCGCTAACAGCAGAGGCACAAGCGCTGCTTCCAGTTGGAACGGATTGCCGTTTTTTTATTGGCGCAGGGGACGGCGTATTGGCCAATATTGGCGCTGACGCGCTAGAAAAAGGAACGGTTGCGATTACTATTGGGACAAGTGGAGCTGTGCGAACACTTGTAGATGACGTAGTGACGGACGAGTTACAGCGAACATTTTGTTATGCGCTTACAGAAGGAAAGTTCATCGCAGGCGGTGCGACCAACAACGGCGGTATGGCATTGCAATGGTTTATTGACCAATTTTCAAAAGGAATGCAAACGGAAGCAAATGGACGCTCTATCCATGAATTGATTATTAAGTCAGCGGCCAATGTTCCTGCTGGTTCCGAAGGTTTGCTGTTTCTTCCATTTTTAAATGGGGAGCGTGCTCCATTTTGGGACCCGGATGCAAGAGGGACTTTTTTTGGCGTTTCTATGCACCATCAACATGCACACTTTGCAAGAGCTGTAATGGAAGGAGTCCTATATAGCATTTGCTCCGTTGTAAACGCATTGAAGCAATCCCTTGGTACAATCGACCGTGTCCAAGCTTCAGGCGGATTTGCTCGCTCGCCTGAATGGGTACAAATGCTGGCGGATATCATTGGACAAGATGTCTCTTTGCCCCCGTCTCACCATGCTTCAGCGCTAGGAGCTGTTTTGCTTGCCAAACATGCGATAGGAGAACTCGATCTGTTTACCGCAGCAAAAACAGAGAAAAAAGAGCAGGCACTCCTTTTTAAGCCTAACCTTCAGCATACAGAAGTATACCAAGAGCTGTTTGCCATGTATGAACGCCTGTACCAAAAACTAGAAACAGAATTTAGCGCCATTGCAGCCTTTCAAAGTAAGTAA
- a CDS encoding DUF2564 family protein produces the protein MNNYPKDVYGYNDLKQIELAIQAAQRAVGQATHSMDPDQLENANAALKQAREQFTHALAHQHNMDNAFAAHSSALLDQAAHQLHEAEEDLQD, from the coding sequence ATGAACAATTACCCTAAAGATGTATATGGCTACAACGACCTCAAGCAAATTGAACTTGCCATCCAAGCTGCACAACGTGCGGTTGGCCAAGCTACCCATAGCATGGACCCTGACCAACTTGAAAATGCAAATGCGGCATTAAAGCAAGCACGCGAACAATTTACACATGCACTTGCCCACCAGCATAACATGGATAACGCTTTTGCAGCTCATTCATCGGCTTTGCTCGACCAAGCAGCCCATCAATTGCATGAGGCAGAAGAAGACTTGCAAGACTAG
- a CDS encoding IS1182 family transposase, translating to MLSKQLEDKRMQMEMVWIEKLVPEDHLVRKLDAAIDFDFIYDLVEDLYSKDRGRPSVDPVVLIKMVFIQYIFGIRSMRQTIKEIETNVAYRWFLGFGFEDKIPHFSTFGKNYVRRFRDSDVFEQLFYRILKQAMDKGFVSPEVAFIDSTSIKANANKRKHRKKVVRTETRAYQNQLEEEINGERVKNGKKPLPPSKKDPTREVKESTTDPESGYYVKSEREKMFAYSFHTACDANGFVLGTIVKPGNVHDSQVFHELFDQLKDKVCRPKVAAVDAGYKTPAIAKKLQEEGVHPVMPYKRPMTPKGYIRKNEFVYDEYYDCFLCPQNQVLSYRTTNREGYREYVSDPRICETCPLLAQCTKSQNHQKLVLRHIWQDALDEAEHLRHTERNRDIYAKRKETIERVFADLKQKHGLRWTNLKGLEKNAMQAMLVFAAMNLKKLATWSWRKNTPPTSKSPKSTHLFIINKTPLRIIFSKAFCLRSVS from the coding sequence ATGTTGTCCAAACAGCTGGAAGATAAACGGATGCAGATGGAGATGGTCTGGATTGAAAAGCTGGTGCCAGAGGATCATCTCGTTCGGAAGCTTGATGCGGCGATTGACTTTGATTTCATTTATGACCTTGTCGAAGACCTTTATTCAAAAGACAGGGGCCGGCCGAGTGTCGATCCCGTGGTGTTAATCAAAATGGTTTTCATTCAATACATCTTTGGGATTCGTTCGATGCGCCAAACGATTAAAGAAATCGAAACCAATGTGGCCTACCGTTGGTTTTTAGGATTTGGCTTTGAGGACAAGATTCCCCACTTTTCTACGTTTGGGAAGAACTACGTTCGTCGTTTCCGGGACAGTGACGTGTTTGAACAACTCTTTTATCGGATTCTGAAACAAGCTATGGACAAAGGATTTGTGAGTCCAGAGGTGGCTTTTATCGACTCGACTTCCATTAAAGCCAACGCCAATAAACGAAAGCATCGTAAAAAGGTCGTACGCACCGAGACGCGTGCCTATCAAAACCAACTAGAAGAAGAAATCAATGGGGAACGGGTGAAAAACGGAAAAAAGCCCCTGCCTCCCTCGAAAAAAGATCCTACGAGGGAGGTCAAGGAGAGTACCACGGATCCTGAGAGCGGTTATTACGTCAAAAGCGAGCGGGAAAAGATGTTTGCCTACAGTTTCCATACCGCTTGTGATGCCAATGGATTTGTTTTAGGTACGATCGTAAAACCGGGGAATGTCCACGACAGCCAAGTATTCCACGAACTGTTTGACCAATTGAAAGACAAGGTGTGCCGACCGAAGGTCGCCGCTGTGGATGCGGGCTATAAAACGCCTGCCATTGCCAAAAAACTTCAAGAAGAAGGCGTTCATCCGGTTATGCCGTATAAACGCCCGATGACCCCTAAAGGCTATATCCGAAAAAACGAGTTTGTCTATGATGAATACTACGATTGTTTTCTCTGCCCACAAAACCAGGTGCTTTCTTACCGAACGACGAATCGAGAGGGGTACCGGGAATATGTCTCCGACCCTCGGATTTGTGAGACGTGCCCACTGCTCGCTCAATGTACAAAGAGCCAAAACCACCAAAAGCTCGTTCTTCGCCATATTTGGCAAGATGCTCTGGATGAGGCAGAACATCTGAGGCATACGGAACGGAACCGAGACATCTATGCCAAGCGAAAAGAAACGATTGAGCGTGTCTTTGCCGATCTGAAACAGAAGCATGGTCTGCGTTGGACCAACCTGAAAGGGTTGGAAAAAAATGCAATGCAGGCGATGCTTGTTTTCGCTGCGATGAACTTGAAAAAATTAGCCACCTGGAGTTGGAGGAAGAACACCCCTCCAACTTCAAAGTCTCCAAAGTCCACCCACCTTTTTATCATCAACAAAACGCCTTTGAGAATCATTTTCTCAAAGGCGTTTTGTCTACGCTCTGTTTCTTAA
- a CDS encoding MFS transporter: protein MRIKKFIKSWKYPSILLSSIGISSIGEWVYFIALNLIVLDRMGVMAVSGLYILRALSALFTTFWSGSLIDRLNKKHLIVWCAIFQAVFIAVLPSLSSLWAIYGIVFLINIASSMYEPTSMTYITKLIPQDQRKRFNSLRSFIDSGAFVIGPAIAGMLFMIGTPNFAIYMNAIALFLSALLTLFMPNIEKNDVIEAKEEKISLTVLKLDWQLVVDFSRKHVYIMVIYFLFSGVMVLATAIDSLEAAFSTKVLSLSERDYGLLVSIAGVGIIVGSFVNILIVKKVATSWLIGLGALMISIGYIIYAFSTIFLTAAIGFFTLSFSMAFMNTGFYTFYQNNVPVSVMGRVGSVYGFIEAFFIIIGTIMFGIMAEFISIRFVLVCGSLLMFVVTIILFICNTQPSKAAYYSEEHGLQASDTNERTAT, encoded by the coding sequence ATGCGTATAAAAAAGTTTATAAAGTCGTGGAAATACCCGTCCATTTTATTGTCCAGTATTGGCATTTCCAGTATAGGGGAATGGGTGTATTTTATAGCATTAAATTTAATCGTTCTTGATAGGATGGGCGTAATGGCTGTCTCGGGTCTATATATCCTTCGCGCGTTATCAGCATTATTTACCACCTTTTGGTCAGGTAGTCTAATTGACCGATTAAATAAAAAGCATCTTATAGTATGGTGCGCTATATTCCAAGCAGTGTTTATTGCTGTACTTCCTTCACTATCATCTCTTTGGGCAATATACGGCATTGTCTTCTTAATAAATATAGCTAGTTCCATGTATGAGCCTACATCAATGACTTATATTACGAAGTTAATTCCACAGGACCAAAGAAAACGGTTTAATTCTCTCCGAAGCTTCATTGATTCTGGGGCATTTGTTATTGGGCCTGCTATTGCAGGAATGTTGTTTATGATTGGCACCCCCAATTTTGCGATATACATGAATGCAATTGCTCTGTTTTTATCAGCACTACTCACATTATTCATGCCTAATATTGAAAAAAATGATGTTATTGAAGCGAAAGAAGAAAAAATAAGTTTGACGGTCTTAAAACTTGATTGGCAACTAGTCGTTGATTTTAGTCGTAAACACGTGTACATTATGGTCATTTACTTCCTATTTAGTGGGGTAATGGTTTTGGCAACCGCGATCGATTCATTGGAGGCGGCATTTTCTACAAAAGTGCTTTCTTTATCAGAAAGAGATTATGGATTACTAGTAAGTATTGCAGGTGTTGGCATTATTGTAGGCTCCTTCGTAAACATACTCATTGTTAAAAAAGTAGCTACCTCCTGGCTAATCGGCCTTGGTGCCTTGATGATTTCCATCGGTTATATCATATATGCTTTTTCAACTATTTTTTTAACGGCAGCAATTGGATTTTTTACTTTATCATTTTCGATGGCTTTTATGAATACGGGGTTTTACACATTTTACCAAAACAATGTTCCAGTCAGTGTCATGGGGCGGGTTGGTAGTGTTTATGGTTTCATCGAAGCTTTTTTCATCATTATTGGAACGATTATGTTTGGAATAATGGCCGAATTCATCTCTATTCGCTTCGTCCTTGTATGCGGAAGCCTCCTAATGTTTGTCGTAACGATAATATTGTTTATCTGCAATACACAACCGTCGAAAGCAGCATATTATTCAGAGGAACATGGACTGCAAGCCTCTGACACTAATGAGAGAACGGCAACTTAG
- a CDS encoding iron-sulfur cluster biosynthesis family protein: protein MNIHVSKQAASFYKKEMELPAGAILRLYVRVGGVGSGGFSVGIMREEELNNRYYIESGSLYFTVSEDDFWYLDGMTIDYDADLEMIVFQQPRFADLHHPLET from the coding sequence ATGAACATTCATGTATCGAAGCAAGCGGCTTCCTTCTATAAAAAAGAAATGGAATTGCCTGCAGGCGCGATTCTTCGCCTGTATGTTCGTGTTGGCGGTGTCGGCTCTGGCGGTTTTTCAGTTGGTATTATGAGAGAAGAGGAACTTAATAACCGCTATTATATCGAATCTGGCTCGCTTTATTTTACTGTTTCAGAAGATGATTTCTGGTATTTGGACGGCATGACCATTGATTATGACGCTGATTTGGAGATGATCGTCTTCCAGCAGCCACGTTTTGCTGATTTGCACCATCCACTGGAAACGTGA
- a CDS encoding class I SAM-dependent methyltransferase translates to MNQKLTRKITNLETIKRPPADELFQFISLHKEDTLLDLGAGVGYISLPISKYVDEVIALDFDEEILKYLETKAKEQSITNIKTLVSDFKEIQLDDEKVDKAVASISLHEVKPLSLALGEIFRVLKSKGVFLCIELEKSELSTGPRVSSGKMKEEILRAGFDSVHTFYPQAKVANQSVYIIVAQKNN, encoded by the coding sequence ATGAATCAGAAATTAACTAGAAAAATAACTAATTTGGAGACGATAAAGCGCCCACCTGCCGATGAGCTGTTTCAGTTTATATCCCTTCATAAAGAGGATACATTATTAGATCTTGGAGCAGGAGTAGGCTATATAAGTCTTCCCATTTCTAAGTATGTAGATGAAGTCATTGCACTCGATTTTGATGAAGAGATTTTAAAGTACTTGGAGACAAAAGCGAAGGAACAAAGCATAACCAATATTAAAACGCTCGTATCAGACTTCAAAGAGATACAACTAGATGACGAAAAAGTCGATAAGGCAGTTGCTTCCATATCGCTTCACGAAGTGAAACCACTTTCGCTTGCATTAGGTGAAATATTTAGGGTTTTAAAAAGCAAAGGCGTGTTTCTCTGTATTGAATTAGAGAAATCAGAGTTATCAACTGGCCCGAGAGTCTCATCGGGAAAGATGAAAGAAGAAATTCTTCGTGCTGGCTTTGATAGCGTCCATACTTTTTATCCTCAAGCTAAAGTGGCTAATCAATCCGTGTATATCATTGTGGCTCAAAAAAATAACTGA
- a CDS encoding spore germination protein translates to MPKQSKQGRFERKIRKQKRSSAKTLEELLDLCRRSNDFHSFKQADDNPFEIYYFSSIVKSNVIHEQILPVLANKQLKTLVGVKEAIRVEETKIEHQLAKIEQALMRGEVLICLQQAPTEALLVPAEQAETRSINPPEVEFSVVGPKEAFVEPLSTNINLVRKRLPIPDLVITERIVGHLSKTKVAILHIDGITNNQVVQTVTQRIEDIGFDEIIDSSYIAQLISDDSNSIFPQLIDTERPDRVAALLAEGKVAVIVDGSPHALTGPTSFVEFFSAFEDYFLSWPLASAFRLIRLCAVLFSILSTALYVAVMTYHYEMIPTQLLNTLVSSRSGIPFPPIFEALILELVIELLREAGARLPTKIGQTLGIVGGIVIGTAAVEAGLTSNILLIIVALTALASFTTPIYQMGNTIRLIRFPFILAAQWLGFLGVAACFALILSHLLVLTSLGQPYLAPIYPLRVTDLKDSFFRLPFNKQKKRPVSVRAKKRKRFSSSHDGNHLKKRDIEE, encoded by the coding sequence ATGCCTAAACAAAGCAAACAAGGCCGTTTCGAACGAAAAATCCGTAAACAAAAACGTTCAAGCGCGAAGACGCTGGAAGAGCTCCTTGACTTGTGTCGGCGATCAAATGATTTTCATTCCTTTAAACAGGCGGACGACAATCCTTTTGAGATTTATTATTTTTCATCGATCGTCAAATCCAACGTCATCCATGAACAGATTTTGCCAGTTCTTGCTAATAAGCAACTTAAAACACTCGTTGGGGTAAAAGAAGCGATTAGAGTAGAAGAAACGAAAATTGAACATCAGTTAGCTAAAATTGAACAAGCTTTAATGCGCGGCGAAGTCCTTATTTGTCTTCAACAGGCACCGACAGAAGCATTGCTTGTCCCAGCAGAGCAAGCTGAAACTCGTTCGATTAACCCGCCTGAAGTTGAGTTTAGTGTAGTTGGGCCAAAAGAAGCGTTTGTTGAACCGCTGTCGACAAATATAAACTTAGTGCGCAAGCGGCTGCCGATTCCAGACCTTGTCATAACCGAACGGATCGTTGGCCATTTAAGTAAAACAAAAGTAGCGATTCTACATATAGACGGCATTACAAATAATCAAGTCGTACAAACAGTAACACAGCGCATTGAAGACATCGGCTTTGATGAAATCATCGATAGTTCTTATATCGCGCAATTGATTTCAGATGACTCCAATTCGATTTTTCCGCAACTGATTGATACAGAACGCCCCGACCGAGTTGCTGCGTTGCTCGCCGAAGGAAAAGTTGCCGTAATTGTTGATGGTTCGCCCCATGCACTTACTGGTCCAACTTCATTTGTTGAATTTTTTTCTGCTTTTGAAGATTATTTTTTGTCATGGCCGCTCGCATCTGCTTTTCGCCTGATCCGTTTATGTGCTGTGCTGTTTTCGATTTTGTCGACTGCGTTATATGTGGCTGTCATGACGTACCATTATGAAATGATTCCGACACAACTGCTGAATACACTCGTTTCCTCGCGAAGCGGCATTCCCTTTCCGCCTATTTTTGAGGCGTTGATTCTCGAACTTGTCATTGAGTTGCTAAGAGAGGCTGGAGCACGATTGCCGACTAAAATTGGCCAAACGCTTGGGATCGTTGGCGGTATTGTGATCGGAACTGCTGCCGTCGAAGCAGGCCTTACAAGCAATATACTCTTAATCATTGTTGCTTTGACTGCGCTTGCTTCCTTTACGACACCTATTTACCAAATGGGCAATACAATCCGGTTGATTCGTTTTCCTTTTATTCTTGCTGCCCAGTGGCTTGGCTTTTTAGGAGTAGCGGCTTGTTTCGCCCTCATTCTAAGCCATTTACTTGTTTTAACTTCGCTTGGACAACCTTATTTAGCACCAATTTATCCGTTGAGAGTAACTGATTTGAAAGACTCCTTTTTTAGGTTGCCGTTTAACAAACAGAAAAAGCGCCCCGTAAGCGTACGAGCTAAGAAACGCAAGCGCTTTAGCTCCAGCCACGACGGCAACCATTTAAAAAAGCGCGACATCGAGGAGTAA
- a CDS encoding SH3 domain-containing protein → MSLYIVTKRYQTCYPDPLILEKGESVQYGEEDTDYPKWIFCEADKSHKKGWVPKQFLTVPNEKGEAYLLESYTAHELTVAVGQRLIVNKELNGWLFARTEKGEEGWIPAAMLLKQQ, encoded by the coding sequence ATGTCATTATATATTGTTACTAAAAGGTATCAAACGTGTTATCCTGATCCACTCATTTTAGAAAAAGGCGAGAGCGTCCAATATGGCGAGGAAGATACCGATTACCCAAAGTGGATTTTTTGTGAAGCGGACAAATCGCATAAGAAGGGGTGGGTACCGAAACAATTTTTAACAGTTCCAAATGAAAAGGGAGAGGCCTATTTGTTGGAATCCTATACTGCACACGAGTTGACAGTTGCAGTAGGACAACGGCTTATTGTCAATAAAGAATTAAACGGCTGGCTGTTTGCTCGTACTGAAAAAGGCGAGGAAGGCTGGATCCCAGCTGCCATGCTGTTAAAGCAGCAATAG
- a CDS encoding Ger(x)C family spore germination protein: MKKWLLALCCVLVLGGCAPRTKVIEDIQLIQAIGYDYVNKNEFRSVASSLIVLPSEETLPQTKIFTATGNTSRITQKKIQAKSSKYMVVGRIGLMLFQDRLAEDGIFYFLNVHQRDSMIGRNLRPAIVEGKTFDLLSKNYHLDTTVYQYLSELLEQSEREIYPRVTLHTALYQYYAEGTDMFLPIIKGNDDHARVTGLALFKKDRCVDKLNVSEASFFKLLSEPFRGGFYQVQISSDSFASLENVQATPQYTITKDDNGLHVSILVYMKGVVSESGDLSMSAKDLTKIKELGIQQFEEQMQTLVNRFQQRGIDPIGLGDVASSKIRHLNMEQWHDTYPSLDIDVNVDLTVIGSGITD; encoded by the coding sequence ATGAAAAAATGGCTGCTTGCCCTTTGCTGCGTTTTAGTGCTAGGAGGATGCGCGCCTCGTACAAAAGTGATTGAAGACATTCAGCTCATTCAAGCAATTGGCTATGATTATGTGAATAAAAACGAATTCAGGAGCGTAGCGAGTTCACTCATCGTCCTTCCTAGCGAGGAAACGCTGCCGCAAACAAAAATATTTACTGCTACCGGAAATACTTCCCGGATCACACAAAAAAAAATACAAGCAAAGTCATCCAAATATATGGTTGTTGGCCGGATTGGGCTCATGTTGTTTCAAGACCGCCTTGCCGAAGACGGCATTTTTTATTTTTTAAATGTCCACCAACGGGATTCAATGATCGGACGCAATCTTCGCCCTGCGATTGTTGAAGGAAAAACATTCGATTTGCTCTCTAAAAATTACCATTTGGACACGACTGTTTATCAATATTTAAGTGAATTACTTGAACAGAGTGAACGGGAAATTTACCCACGTGTCACGCTGCATACCGCCTTATACCAATATTACGCAGAAGGCACTGATATGTTTTTGCCCATCATCAAAGGCAATGATGATCACGCTCGTGTAACAGGCCTGGCCTTGTTTAAAAAGGACCGTTGTGTCGATAAGCTAAATGTCAGTGAAGCTTCCTTTTTTAAATTGCTTTCAGAACCGTTCCGAGGTGGTTTTTACCAAGTGCAAATTAGCAGCGATTCGTTTGCAAGCCTTGAGAATGTCCAAGCAACACCTCAATACACGATTACCAAAGACGATAACGGCTTACATGTTTCTATTCTCGTCTACATGAAAGGCGTTGTTAGTGAAAGTGGCGATTTAAGCATGAGTGCCAAAGACCTCACTAAAATAAAAGAGCTCGGCATTCAACAGTTCGAAGAGCAAATGCAAACACTAGTTAACAGGTTCCAACAGCGCGGCATCGATCCGATTGGCCTTGGCGACGTGGCCAGTAGCAAAATCCGCCATTTGAATATGGAGCAATGGCATGACACCTACCCATCTCTTGATATTGATGTCAACGTCGATCTAACCGTGATCGGAAGCGGCATTACAGATTAA